The following are encoded in a window of Brettanomyces bruxellensis chromosome 9, complete sequence genomic DNA:
- a CDS encoding uncharacterized protein (MEROPS:MER0001009): MSAIKKTDDSGRQVLPKNVKPIEYTLKLEPNFETFKFDGDELLELEVVEDSDFISLNTLEIDIKETILLTASGKEIKPESVKEDKEEQYTTFKFSLASSLKKGDHVKLSIKFVGELNDKMAGFYRSTYEEDGKTKYLATTQMQPIDCRRAFPCIDEPNQKARFSVTLVGDKTLTYLSNMDIKEEHFIDDTKKEVVFNTTPKMSTYLVAFIVGDLRSVESKYKFRDVPVKVYTTPGQEIKGRYAVESAAHALEYYERCFDIKYPLPKMDMVGIYDCYGGMENWGLITFDMIDLLYEKGKSTIDVEFRIAETVNHELAHQWFGNYCTLDFWDSLWLNESFATYMSWKCCDHFHPEWRIWEKFVGKSLQGALRMDSLRSSHPIEIKIKRADEVSQIFDSICYQKGPAVLRMLADWLGDANFIKGVSLYLKKHAWSNAKTSALWNALSQVSGKDVESIMKIWTECIGYPLVTVKEEDGNISIEQHRFIRAGDVRSEDDKALFPIFIGLRTGNSIDNSIIVKSRSSKLSVKTGSFLKINGNTNGVYRVNYEPQRWEKLGCSASKLSVEDRIGLVADSGALSISGYIKTSTFLTLISDWKLESSYIVWDTMLSELAAVSNAWKFEDRKVINALNAATLSLVSEKFHTVGWKFSRDDSYLELKLKSLLFDAATSSEDEVIISASNKIFADYVAGDKNAIYPDVKSTIFRCVASHGGEEEFNQLLAIYKNSRSPDERSMALKSMGAFHDPNILENVLSLLLNGTVRIQDIPLPLSAMSRSKVGTEVAFKWMTRNWKTLRTILPSGFSMLNSVVNICTRGFGKMEQYRMVKNFFDGKDTMEYNRGLAQALESIKTNAAWVKRDSNDVRACIIRDKNTKRADFIFYSNRIIRLLVEEGLNQLPIKPKTVVTPTESTYEGADFQGKICGVSIIRAGESMEKGLRDCCRSVRLGKILIQRDEETALPKLFYVKLPTDISERYVLLLDPLLATGGSAAMAIDVLKKRGVPEDRIIFLNVLASPEGIAMFREKYSKVKVVTGMIDQGLNERKYVIPGVGDFGDRYYCI, translated from the exons ATGAGCGCCATTAAGAAAACTGACGATTCAGGGAGGCAGGTCTTGCCTAAGAATGTCAAGCCAATTGAATACACACTCAAGTTGGAGCCTAATTTTGAgactttcaaatttgatgGTGATGAATTGCTTGAATTGGAAGTTGTTGAAGATTCGGATTTCATTAGCTTGAATACTTTGGAGATTGATATCAAAGAGACCATATTGCTTACTGCCTCTGGTAAAGAGATCAAGCCTGAGTCTGTTAAGGAAGATAAGGAAGAGCAATACACCACTTTCAAATTCTCTCTAGCATCATCACTCAAGAAGGGTGACCATGTCAAGTTGAGCATCAAATTTGTTGGCGAATTGAATGACAAAATGGCAGGCTTTTATAGATCAACGTACGAGGAAGATGGTAAGACCAAATATCTTGCTACAACCCAAATGCAACCCATTGATTGCAGAAGAGCATTTCCATGCATTGATGAACCAAATCAGAAAGCTAGATTTAGTGTTACACTTGTCGGCGACAAGACTCTCACATATTTGTCCAACATGGATATCAAGGAAGAGCATTTCATTGAtgatacaaaaaaagaagttgtATTCAATACTACCCCTAAAATGTCAACATATTTGGTTGCATTTATTGTAGGTGATCTTCGATCTGTTGAGTCTAAATACAAATTTAGAGATGTTCCCGTTAAAGTTTACACTACGCCTGGTCAGGAGATCAAAGGCCGGTATGCAGTCGAATCGGCAGCACACGCATTGGAATACTACGAACGGTGCTTTGATATTAAGTATCCGCTTCCGAAGATGGATATGGTTGGTATTTATGACTGCTATGGCGGTATGGAGAATTGGGGCCTTATCACATTTGATATGATAGACTTGTTGTATGAGAAGGGAAAATCGACGATCGATGTAGAGTTTAGAATTGCCGAGACTGTTAATCATGAGCTAGCACATCAATGGTTTGGTAATTATTGCACCCTTGATTTCTGGGACTCGCTATGGTTAAACGAATCATTTGCTACATATATGTCGTGGAAATGTTGTGATCACTTTCACCCTGAATGGAGAATTTGGGAAAAATTTGTTGGCAAGTCACTTCAAGGGGCACTTCGAATGGACAGCTTGAGATCCTCTCATCCAATTGAGATTAAAATAAAGCGTGCCGATGAAGTTAGCCAAATTTTTGATTCCATTTGTTATCAAAAGGGACCTGCCGTTCTTAGAATGTTGGCTGATTGGCTAGGTGATGCTAATTTTATAAAAGGTGTGTCTTTGTACTTAAAGAAACATGCATGGTCCAATGCAAAGACAAGTGCTCTTTGGAATGCTCTTTCTCAGGTTTCCGGAAAGGACGTTGAAAGCATTATGAAAATTTGGACGGAGTGTATTGGATACCCTCTCGTTACAgttaaggaagaagatggtaATATTTCTATTGAGCAACACAGATTTATTAGGGCCGGTGATGTTAGATCAGAGGATGATAAAGCACTATTCCCAATATTTATTGGTTTAAGGACCGGGAACAGTATTGATAATTCCATTATTGTAAAAAGCAGATCGTCGAAACTTTCTGTGAAAACAGGTTCATTCCTTAAAATTAACGGGAACACTAATGGTGTTTACCGTGTTAACTATGAGCCTCAAAGGTGGGAAAAACTCGGATGCTCAGCGTCAAAACTTTCTGTTGAGGATAGAATTGGACTTGTCGCCGATTCAGGTGCTTTATCAATATCAGGATACATTAAGACATCGACGTTTCTTACGTTGATTTCTGATTGGAAATTAGAATCCTCCTATATCGTCTGGGATACCATGCTTTCAGAATTAGCTGCCGTCAGTAATGCCTGGAAGTTTGAAGATAGGAAGGTAATTAATGCACTTAACGCGGCAACTCTTAGTTTAGTGTCAGAAAAGTTCCATACGGTAGGATGGAAATTTAGCAGAGATGACTCTTATTTGGAgctgaagttgaagagcCTTTTATTTGATGCTGCTACGTCATCTGAAGACGAAGTCATTATATCTGCTTCAAACAAGATATTTGCGGATTACGTTGCTGGAGATAAAAATGCTATTTATCCCGACGTGAAATCTACTATTTTTCGTTGTGTGGCCTCCCATGGTGGGGAAGAAGAATTCAACCAGCTATTGGCTATATACAAAAATTCACGATCTCCTGATGAGAGGTCAATGGCTCTTAAGAGTATGGGTGCTTTTCATGACCCGAATATTTTAGAGAATGTCCTGAGTTTGTTGCTGAACGGAACTGTTAGAATACAAGATATACCTCTCCCACTTAGTGCTATGAGTCGAAGTAAAGTTGGTACGGAGGTGGCATTTAAATGGATGACCAGAAATTGGAAAACTTTACGCACAATATTACCATCAGGATTTTCTATGCTCAATTCGGTTGTTAATATATGCACTAGAGGCTTTGGCAAGATGGAACAATACCGtatggtgaaaaatttctttgatggtaaAGACACCATGGAATATAATCGGGGTCTCGCTCAGGCTTTAGAATCTATCAAGACTAACGCTGCCTGGGTCAAAAGAGATAGCAACGATGTTCGGGCCTg TATAATTCGTGATAAGAACACGAAGCGTGCcgatttcattttttattcaaacCGTATCATCCGTTTACTTGTGGAGGAAGGTTTGAATCAACTTCCAATCAAGCCTAAAACTGTTGTTACTCCAACAGAGTCTACATATGAAGGAGCAGACTTCCAAGGTAAGATATGTGGTGTCTCTATCATTAGAGCTGGTGAGTCAATGGAAAAGGGTTTGAGAGATTGCTGCAGATCTGTCAGACttggaaaaattttaattcAGAGAGACGAGGAGACAGCTCTTCCTAAGCTGTTCTACGTGAAACTTCCAACTGACATTTCTGAGAGGTATGTGCTACTTTTGGATCCATTACTTGCTACTGGTGGATCCGCAGCTATGGCTATTGAtgttttgaagaagagaggTGTTCCCGAGGACAGaattattttcttgaatgtTCTTGCAAGTCCCGAAGGAATTGCTATGTTTAGGGAAAAGTATTCAAAGGTGAAGGTTGTCACCGGAATGATCGACCAGGGATTAAATGAACGTAAATACGTTATTCCTGGTGTTGGTGACTTTGGTGATAGATACTACTGTATCTGA